The Palaemon carinicauda isolate YSFRI2023 chromosome 33, ASM3689809v2, whole genome shotgun sequence genome contains a region encoding:
- the nvd gene encoding cholesterol 7-desaturase nvd isoform X2: MMLVEAVFSWVYRYRERNNMTLFSAAYLQVSRMEERFQEAKEVLLMQFQDLSLNSIDLEMLWRLLPYLALLLALWAVYRIAFLPLNRVMDLEDIGWGCLSSQDGKSLAGKIRRMQKLRKTGDLPASYPNGWFAIAESRNVAAGQVIPVNALGEALAVFRSTEGEAHVVDAYCPHLGANMAVGGVVKGNSLECPFHGWQFDGTDGACVHIPNCAKVPRTATVKKWESREMNGFIFVWYDAENREPTWEITEIEEITTNKWTYRGRTSHEVLAHIQEIPENGADVAHLLHLHRPNIFKGSDLRDAFADNQVLDVAQHVWDGEWRARPEPESHTAELKVTHTFALFGGKFKILSMTVTAEQIGPGVVHLHLNTSLGSAVLIQVVTPVEPLRQKIVHQFYSSSSFIAPYAKFVLLCEARHLERDIMIWNNKQYKAQPMYVKEDRFLKKFRQWYSQFYSENSKQFSFRNDSLNW, encoded by the exons ATG atGCTCGTTGAGGCCGTCTTTTCTTGGGTTTACCGTTACAGGGAACGTAACAACATGACCCTTTTCTCCGCCGCCTATCTGCAAGTATCGAGAATGGAGGAACGATTCCAAGAGGCGAAGGAAGTCCTGTTGATGCAGTTCCAGGACCTTTCCCTTAATAGCATCGATCTGGAGATGCTTTGGCGCCTTTTGCCTTACCTGGCGCTGCTCCTGGCCCTGTGGGCTGTGTACCGCATCGCTTTCTTGCCTCTCAATCGGGTCATG GACTTAGAGGACATTGGATGGGGTTGCTTGAGTTCTCAGGATGGCAAGTCCTTGGCTGGGAAAATCCGCAGGATGCAGAAGTTGAGGAAGACCGGCGACCTACCAGCGTCCTACCCTAATGGATGGTTTGCCATCGCAGAGTCCAGAAATGTAGCTGCGGGACAG GTCATCCCAGTGAACGCCCTCGGTGAGGCACTCGCTGTTTTCCGAAGTACCGAAGGAGAAGCCCATGTGGTCGATGCCTATTGCCCCCATTTAGGAGCCAACATGGCAGTCGGTGGAGTCGTGAAGGGCAATAGCCTGGAATGCCCCTTCCACGGGTGGCAGTTTGATGGAACTGATGGTGCATGTGTCCACATTCCCAACTGCGCTAAAG tCCCAAGGACAGCCACCGTGAAGAAATGGGAGAGTCGTGAGATGAACGGCTTCATCTTTGTCTGGTACGACGCAGAGAACAGAGAACCAACGTGGGAAATTACCGAAATCGAAGAGATCACCACCAACAAGTGGACCTACCGTGGACGCACATCTCATGAAGTTCTGGCTCATATCCag GAAATCCCCGAAAATGGAGCTGATGTGGCCCATCTATTGCATCTCCACCGCCCCAACATTTTCAAGGGATCTGATCTGCGCGATGCCTTTGCAGACAACCAA GTCCTAGACGTGGCCCAACACGTCTGGGATGGGGAATGGAGGGCCCGTCCCGAACCGGAGTCCCACACAGCCGAGCTGAAGGTTACCCACACATTTGCCCTGTTCGGTGGCAAATTCAAGATCCTCTCCATGACTGTTACGGCAGAGCAG ATCGGACCTGGCGTCGTGCACCTGCACCTAAACACGAGCTTGGGATCCGCCGTGCTCATTCAGGTCGTCACCCCAGTGGAGCCTCTTCGCCAGAAGATCGTGCATCAGTTCTACTCGTCTTCGAGCTTTATCGCACCCTATGCTAAATTCGTCCTCCTCTGCGAAGCACGTCAT CTGGAAAGAGACATCATGATCTGGAACAACAAGCAATACAAGGCCCAGCCAATGTACGTCAAGGAGGACCGTTTCTTGAAGAAGTTCCGCCAGTGGTACTCGCAGTTCTACTCTGAGAACAGCAAGCAGTTCTCCTTCAGGAACGACTCTCTGAACTGGTGA
- the nvd gene encoding cholesterol 7-desaturase nvd isoform X1: MSVDILGILNDKGVSSRLPVGKDCTTWHEVAEPANGNTDLGQMLVEAVFSWVYRYRERNNMTLFSAAYLQVSRMEERFQEAKEVLLMQFQDLSLNSIDLEMLWRLLPYLALLLALWAVYRIAFLPLNRVMDLEDIGWGCLSSQDGKSLAGKIRRMQKLRKTGDLPASYPNGWFAIAESRNVAAGQVIPVNALGEALAVFRSTEGEAHVVDAYCPHLGANMAVGGVVKGNSLECPFHGWQFDGTDGACVHIPNCAKVPRTATVKKWESREMNGFIFVWYDAENREPTWEITEIEEITTNKWTYRGRTSHEVLAHIQEIPENGADVAHLLHLHRPNIFKGSDLRDAFADNQVLDVAQHVWDGEWRARPEPESHTAELKVTHTFALFGGKFKILSMTVTAEQIGPGVVHLHLNTSLGSAVLIQVVTPVEPLRQKIVHQFYSSSSFIAPYAKFVLLCEARHLERDIMIWNNKQYKAQPMYVKEDRFLKKFRQWYSQFYSENSKQFSFRNDSLNW, translated from the exons atGCTCGTTGAGGCCGTCTTTTCTTGGGTTTACCGTTACAGGGAACGTAACAACATGACCCTTTTCTCCGCCGCCTATCTGCAAGTATCGAGAATGGAGGAACGATTCCAAGAGGCGAAGGAAGTCCTGTTGATGCAGTTCCAGGACCTTTCCCTTAATAGCATCGATCTGGAGATGCTTTGGCGCCTTTTGCCTTACCTGGCGCTGCTCCTGGCCCTGTGGGCTGTGTACCGCATCGCTTTCTTGCCTCTCAATCGGGTCATG GACTTAGAGGACATTGGATGGGGTTGCTTGAGTTCTCAGGATGGCAAGTCCTTGGCTGGGAAAATCCGCAGGATGCAGAAGTTGAGGAAGACCGGCGACCTACCAGCGTCCTACCCTAATGGATGGTTTGCCATCGCAGAGTCCAGAAATGTAGCTGCGGGACAG GTCATCCCAGTGAACGCCCTCGGTGAGGCACTCGCTGTTTTCCGAAGTACCGAAGGAGAAGCCCATGTGGTCGATGCCTATTGCCCCCATTTAGGAGCCAACATGGCAGTCGGTGGAGTCGTGAAGGGCAATAGCCTGGAATGCCCCTTCCACGGGTGGCAGTTTGATGGAACTGATGGTGCATGTGTCCACATTCCCAACTGCGCTAAAG tCCCAAGGACAGCCACCGTGAAGAAATGGGAGAGTCGTGAGATGAACGGCTTCATCTTTGTCTGGTACGACGCAGAGAACAGAGAACCAACGTGGGAAATTACCGAAATCGAAGAGATCACCACCAACAAGTGGACCTACCGTGGACGCACATCTCATGAAGTTCTGGCTCATATCCag GAAATCCCCGAAAATGGAGCTGATGTGGCCCATCTATTGCATCTCCACCGCCCCAACATTTTCAAGGGATCTGATCTGCGCGATGCCTTTGCAGACAACCAA GTCCTAGACGTGGCCCAACACGTCTGGGATGGGGAATGGAGGGCCCGTCCCGAACCGGAGTCCCACACAGCCGAGCTGAAGGTTACCCACACATTTGCCCTGTTCGGTGGCAAATTCAAGATCCTCTCCATGACTGTTACGGCAGAGCAG ATCGGACCTGGCGTCGTGCACCTGCACCTAAACACGAGCTTGGGATCCGCCGTGCTCATTCAGGTCGTCACCCCAGTGGAGCCTCTTCGCCAGAAGATCGTGCATCAGTTCTACTCGTCTTCGAGCTTTATCGCACCCTATGCTAAATTCGTCCTCCTCTGCGAAGCACGTCAT CTGGAAAGAGACATCATGATCTGGAACAACAAGCAATACAAGGCCCAGCCAATGTACGTCAAGGAGGACCGTTTCTTGAAGAAGTTCCGCCAGTGGTACTCGCAGTTCTACTCTGAGAACAGCAAGCAGTTCTCCTTCAGGAACGACTCTCTGAACTGGTGA
- the nvd gene encoding cholesterol 7-desaturase nvd isoform X4, which translates to MLVEAVFSWVYRYRERNNMTLFSAAYLQVSRMEERFQEAKEVLLMQFQDLSLNSIDLEMLWRLLPYLALLLALWAVYRIAFLPLNRVMDLEDIGWGCLSSQDGKSLAGKIRRMQKLRKTGDLPASYPNGWFAIAESRNVAAGQVIPVNALGEALAVFRSTEGEAHVVDAYCPHLGANMAVGGVVKGNSLECPFHGWQFDGTDGACVHIPNCAKVPRTATVKKWESREMNGFIFVWYDAENREPTWEITEIEEITTNKWTYRGRTSHEVLAHIQEIPENGADVAHLLHLHRPNIFKGSDLRDAFADNQVLDVAQHVWDGEWRARPEPESHTAELKVTHTFALFGGKFKILSMTVTAEQIGPGVVHLHLNTSLGSAVLIQVVTPVEPLRQKIVHQFYSSSSFIAPYAKFVLLCEARHLERDIMIWNNKQYKAQPMYVKEDRFLKKFRQWYSQFYSENSKQFSFRNDSLNW; encoded by the exons atGCTCGTTGAGGCCGTCTTTTCTTGGGTTTACCGTTACAGGGAACGTAACAACATGACCCTTTTCTCCGCCGCCTATCTGCAAGTATCGAGAATGGAGGAACGATTCCAAGAGGCGAAGGAAGTCCTGTTGATGCAGTTCCAGGACCTTTCCCTTAATAGCATCGATCTGGAGATGCTTTGGCGCCTTTTGCCTTACCTGGCGCTGCTCCTGGCCCTGTGGGCTGTGTACCGCATCGCTTTCTTGCCTCTCAATCGGGTCATG GACTTAGAGGACATTGGATGGGGTTGCTTGAGTTCTCAGGATGGCAAGTCCTTGGCTGGGAAAATCCGCAGGATGCAGAAGTTGAGGAAGACCGGCGACCTACCAGCGTCCTACCCTAATGGATGGTTTGCCATCGCAGAGTCCAGAAATGTAGCTGCGGGACAG GTCATCCCAGTGAACGCCCTCGGTGAGGCACTCGCTGTTTTCCGAAGTACCGAAGGAGAAGCCCATGTGGTCGATGCCTATTGCCCCCATTTAGGAGCCAACATGGCAGTCGGTGGAGTCGTGAAGGGCAATAGCCTGGAATGCCCCTTCCACGGGTGGCAGTTTGATGGAACTGATGGTGCATGTGTCCACATTCCCAACTGCGCTAAAG tCCCAAGGACAGCCACCGTGAAGAAATGGGAGAGTCGTGAGATGAACGGCTTCATCTTTGTCTGGTACGACGCAGAGAACAGAGAACCAACGTGGGAAATTACCGAAATCGAAGAGATCACCACCAACAAGTGGACCTACCGTGGACGCACATCTCATGAAGTTCTGGCTCATATCCag GAAATCCCCGAAAATGGAGCTGATGTGGCCCATCTATTGCATCTCCACCGCCCCAACATTTTCAAGGGATCTGATCTGCGCGATGCCTTTGCAGACAACCAA GTCCTAGACGTGGCCCAACACGTCTGGGATGGGGAATGGAGGGCCCGTCCCGAACCGGAGTCCCACACAGCCGAGCTGAAGGTTACCCACACATTTGCCCTGTTCGGTGGCAAATTCAAGATCCTCTCCATGACTGTTACGGCAGAGCAG ATCGGACCTGGCGTCGTGCACCTGCACCTAAACACGAGCTTGGGATCCGCCGTGCTCATTCAGGTCGTCACCCCAGTGGAGCCTCTTCGCCAGAAGATCGTGCATCAGTTCTACTCGTCTTCGAGCTTTATCGCACCCTATGCTAAATTCGTCCTCCTCTGCGAAGCACGTCAT CTGGAAAGAGACATCATGATCTGGAACAACAAGCAATACAAGGCCCAGCCAATGTACGTCAAGGAGGACCGTTTCTTGAAGAAGTTCCGCCAGTGGTACTCGCAGTTCTACTCTGAGAACAGCAAGCAGTTCTCCTTCAGGAACGACTCTCTGAACTGGTGA
- the nvd gene encoding cholesterol 7-desaturase nvd isoform X3 has protein sequence MMLVEAVFSWVYRYRERNNMTLFSAAYLQVSRMEERFQEAKEVLLMQFQDLSLNSIDLEMLWRLLPYLALLLALWAVYRIAFLPLNRVMDLEDIGWGCLSSQDGKSLAGKIRRMQKLRKTGDLPASYPNGWFAIAESRNVAAGQVIPVNALGEALAVFRSTEGEAHVVDAYCPHLGANMAVGGVVKGNSLECPFHGWQFDGTDGACVHIPNCAKVPRTATVKKWESREMNGFIFVWYDAENREPTWEITEIEEITTNKWTYRGRTSHEVLAHIQEIPENGADVAHLLHLHRPNIFKGSDLRDAFADNQVLDVAQHVWDGEWRARPEPESHTAELKVTHTFALFGGKFKILSMTVTAEQIGPGVVHLHLNTSLGSAVLIQVVTPVEPLRQKIVHQFYSSSSFIAPYAKFVLLCEARHLERDIMIWNNKQYKAQPMYVKEDRFLKKFRQWYSQFYSENSKQFSFRNDSLNW, from the exons atGCTCGTTGAGGCCGTCTTTTCTTGGGTTTACCGTTACAGGGAACGTAACAACATGACCCTTTTCTCCGCCGCCTATCTGCAAGTATCGAGAATGGAGGAACGATTCCAAGAGGCGAAGGAAGTCCTGTTGATGCAGTTCCAGGACCTTTCCCTTAATAGCATCGATCTGGAGATGCTTTGGCGCCTTTTGCCTTACCTGGCGCTGCTCCTGGCCCTGTGGGCTGTGTACCGCATCGCTTTCTTGCCTCTCAATCGGGTCATG GACTTAGAGGACATTGGATGGGGTTGCTTGAGTTCTCAGGATGGCAAGTCCTTGGCTGGGAAAATCCGCAGGATGCAGAAGTTGAGGAAGACCGGCGACCTACCAGCGTCCTACCCTAATGGATGGTTTGCCATCGCAGAGTCCAGAAATGTAGCTGCGGGACAG GTCATCCCAGTGAACGCCCTCGGTGAGGCACTCGCTGTTTTCCGAAGTACCGAAGGAGAAGCCCATGTGGTCGATGCCTATTGCCCCCATTTAGGAGCCAACATGGCAGTCGGTGGAGTCGTGAAGGGCAATAGCCTGGAATGCCCCTTCCACGGGTGGCAGTTTGATGGAACTGATGGTGCATGTGTCCACATTCCCAACTGCGCTAAAG tCCCAAGGACAGCCACCGTGAAGAAATGGGAGAGTCGTGAGATGAACGGCTTCATCTTTGTCTGGTACGACGCAGAGAACAGAGAACCAACGTGGGAAATTACCGAAATCGAAGAGATCACCACCAACAAGTGGACCTACCGTGGACGCACATCTCATGAAGTTCTGGCTCATATCCag GAAATCCCCGAAAATGGAGCTGATGTGGCCCATCTATTGCATCTCCACCGCCCCAACATTTTCAAGGGATCTGATCTGCGCGATGCCTTTGCAGACAACCAA GTCCTAGACGTGGCCCAACACGTCTGGGATGGGGAATGGAGGGCCCGTCCCGAACCGGAGTCCCACACAGCCGAGCTGAAGGTTACCCACACATTTGCCCTGTTCGGTGGCAAATTCAAGATCCTCTCCATGACTGTTACGGCAGAGCAG ATCGGACCTGGCGTCGTGCACCTGCACCTAAACACGAGCTTGGGATCCGCCGTGCTCATTCAGGTCGTCACCCCAGTGGAGCCTCTTCGCCAGAAGATCGTGCATCAGTTCTACTCGTCTTCGAGCTTTATCGCACCCTATGCTAAATTCGTCCTCCTCTGCGAAGCACGTCAT CTGGAAAGAGACATCATGATCTGGAACAACAAGCAATACAAGGCCCAGCCAATGTACGTCAAGGAGGACCGTTTCTTGAAGAAGTTCCGCCAGTGGTACTCGCAGTTCTACTCTGAGAACAGCAAGCAGTTCTCCTTCAGGAACGACTCTCTGAACTGGTGA
- the nvd gene encoding cholesterol 7-desaturase nvd isoform X5, translating to MATASVVSSSSTSCSAIVSLWKLQDLEDIGWGCLSSQDGKSLAGKIRRMQKLRKTGDLPASYPNGWFAIAESRNVAAGQVIPVNALGEALAVFRSTEGEAHVVDAYCPHLGANMAVGGVVKGNSLECPFHGWQFDGTDGACVHIPNCAKVPRTATVKKWESREMNGFIFVWYDAENREPTWEITEIEEITTNKWTYRGRTSHEVLAHIQEIPENGADVAHLLHLHRPNIFKGSDLRDAFADNQVLDVAQHVWDGEWRARPEPESHTAELKVTHTFALFGGKFKILSMTVTAEQIGPGVVHLHLNTSLGSAVLIQVVTPVEPLRQKIVHQFYSSSSFIAPYAKFVLLCEARHLERDIMIWNNKQYKAQPMYVKEDRFLKKFRQWYSQFYSENSKQFSFRNDSLNW from the exons ATGGCAACAGCATCAGTAGTCAGTAGTAGCAGCACCAGCTGTTCTGCTATTGTAAGCCTGTGGAAACTGCAG GACTTAGAGGACATTGGATGGGGTTGCTTGAGTTCTCAGGATGGCAAGTCCTTGGCTGGGAAAATCCGCAGGATGCAGAAGTTGAGGAAGACCGGCGACCTACCAGCGTCCTACCCTAATGGATGGTTTGCCATCGCAGAGTCCAGAAATGTAGCTGCGGGACAG GTCATCCCAGTGAACGCCCTCGGTGAGGCACTCGCTGTTTTCCGAAGTACCGAAGGAGAAGCCCATGTGGTCGATGCCTATTGCCCCCATTTAGGAGCCAACATGGCAGTCGGTGGAGTCGTGAAGGGCAATAGCCTGGAATGCCCCTTCCACGGGTGGCAGTTTGATGGAACTGATGGTGCATGTGTCCACATTCCCAACTGCGCTAAAG tCCCAAGGACAGCCACCGTGAAGAAATGGGAGAGTCGTGAGATGAACGGCTTCATCTTTGTCTGGTACGACGCAGAGAACAGAGAACCAACGTGGGAAATTACCGAAATCGAAGAGATCACCACCAACAAGTGGACCTACCGTGGACGCACATCTCATGAAGTTCTGGCTCATATCCag GAAATCCCCGAAAATGGAGCTGATGTGGCCCATCTATTGCATCTCCACCGCCCCAACATTTTCAAGGGATCTGATCTGCGCGATGCCTTTGCAGACAACCAA GTCCTAGACGTGGCCCAACACGTCTGGGATGGGGAATGGAGGGCCCGTCCCGAACCGGAGTCCCACACAGCCGAGCTGAAGGTTACCCACACATTTGCCCTGTTCGGTGGCAAATTCAAGATCCTCTCCATGACTGTTACGGCAGAGCAG ATCGGACCTGGCGTCGTGCACCTGCACCTAAACACGAGCTTGGGATCCGCCGTGCTCATTCAGGTCGTCACCCCAGTGGAGCCTCTTCGCCAGAAGATCGTGCATCAGTTCTACTCGTCTTCGAGCTTTATCGCACCCTATGCTAAATTCGTCCTCCTCTGCGAAGCACGTCAT CTGGAAAGAGACATCATGATCTGGAACAACAAGCAATACAAGGCCCAGCCAATGTACGTCAAGGAGGACCGTTTCTTGAAGAAGTTCCGCCAGTGGTACTCGCAGTTCTACTCTGAGAACAGCAAGCAGTTCTCCTTCAGGAACGACTCTCTGAACTGGTGA